The nucleotide sequence TCGTCGACAGCACCCGCAGGTTGTCAACGGTGTCCGGCAGGCGCCGCTGTGCGGCGCGCAGTGCCACCTCCTCCGCGCTGCCGCACGGGGAGTATCGCACCTGGTGTGCGTACACCCGCAGGTCGGCGTCGAGGTCCTGGCGCCAGTCGCCGACGAGGTCGGTGAACCCGGCGACATGCGAGGCGGCGTCGTTCGCGTCCGTCTCACCCTGATACCACAGCATCGCGTCTATGACGTCCGGGCCGGTCAGGCCGGCGCGGGTCAGGCGCTGGAGAAGTCGCCCGTAGTCCGTGGACGGGTCGGTGGGCTCGGCGTCGTTGCGGACGAAGTAGTCGATGCGGCGGCCGCCGCGTGCGCCGTTGACGATGGCCAGCGGGACGTCACGGTCGGCAGATATCAGGTTCCCCATCCGGGTCGCCCACTGGCCGATGGCACCGGGCCGGTACGTCAGGTCGCCTGCCCCGTAAGTCCAGCCGTCGGTGCCGAGCGATATGTCGGGGTTGAAGTGGGGCGTGCCGAAAGTTCGCACCCATCGGGACCGGTCCGCCTCCGCGGAGCCGCCGTACGACGCCGCCACCGCGTTGGACTGCCCATGCACGATATAGACGTCACCGGCGACGACGTCGACGGCGCGGGCGATCCTGCGGCTGGCACCGTCCGCCGCGATGGCCCACAGGTCGAGGTCGGTCGAGGTCAGCGCGACCGGCAACGTGGTGGTGACGGAGAACCGGGAGTCGATCACGTCGGCTCGCTCTGTGGACTGCCGGCCGTCCCGGGTGGTGCGCAGTTCGACAGCCGTCACGTCCGGGGCGAGCGCCGCACCGCTGATCGTCACGGGAACAGTCGCGTCGGTCTGACCCGGACGGGGGATCACCTGCCGTGATGTCGGGAACGAGTCCACCCATGCCACCGCGGGCCGGGCGAAGAACGTGAGTCGCCGGGCGGAGTAGTCGCCGGCGTTGCCCGCGAACGTCCAGTCCGGGTTCTCGCCGGTACTTGCGCCGATGCCGACGTCCATCATCCGAGAACCGCCGGCGGCGAACGCATTGACGGCCAGCACCGGGGTCGCGGTGGCCGAATCGGCGGTACGGGGACCGCGCGAGTCCTGCGCGTCGGCGAACGCATGCACCTGGAACGAGCCGTAGCCCATCGTCGGCTGCACCGTGTCGTCGGCATCGAATTCGTCGTCGGAGGCGCCGGGCACCTGCTTGGCGCCGGACTGGTTGTACTGGTTGGGCCACATCTCCACCCAGCCGGACCCTCCGTCCAGGGACGTCACCCCGGACACGTTCGAGGCAACCGTGAGGTCGTCGACGTATTGCTGCCGGACCTCACCGGGACGAGTCGGAAGCGCGAGGTCGGCACCGCCCAGCGCCTCCATCGACGTCCACACCCACGTAGTGCCGTCGTCGGTGGTCAACTCCAGGCAGTACCCCACGCGGTCGTACCCGTGTTCCACGGTTGCCGACCGGTCGAAGGCATACGGCGGTGTCGTCTCCCGCCAGTTCGCCGCTGTCGGCAAGTCGAGGCCGCGGATCGGTTGATAGCCGGACGCCTCGGCGTCGCACGCCGTCGACCAGGTGGTCGTGTCGAGATCGGCCGCGGCCAGGTCGCCGGTCAGCGGCGGGACCGCGCTCAGCGCGAGAGTCACGCATCCGATGGCCAGCAGATGACGGATCGAGCGACGTCTGGTCATGCGGGTACCTCTCTGTTGGGTCCCTCGGACACCGCTCGATGCGTCGGACCCCTGCAGATCGCAGGCCCATCCGTCCACGACAGCATCTAGGATGTCCTACAAGTGGTTCCGGACTATAGAGTCGGGGGCCAGCGCTGTCAAGATCGCGAGACGCCGAGCCGACAGCCTGTAGTGGCTCGTGGCGCTATCAGCGCACCCGTTGGTGGTCGGTGCCGTCGTGACGTGCTCGCTGATGTAGTCGGTCACCGGCGTGCGCGGTCGAGCTCCGCCGCGAAAGAAAGCCGACGCCGACTACAAGATCTCGTTCGCCCGACGCTCCTCAGCGTTCCCTCTTCAACGTCGTGATCTGTTCCGACTCCGCGGTGCTCATCCCCGCCCGCTCCCCGACGTCGATACCGGCCCGACGGACGCACCAGCGCAGAGTCTCCGCGGACCGATCCCGACTTGGCCGCTATCGACTTGATCGCATCGAAGTCCCAAACCATTGTCGACCATGGACTCAGCGACCATCCTGACCGCGCTGAAGACGATGAGGGTGTCGTCGTAGAGCCCGCGTCGCCGCAGCAGGTCGACCAGGCGCCCGACCTCGTGATCCAAGTGCGTGATGGTGGCGTAGTAGTGCGCCATCACCTGCCGCAGGCGCGGCAGGTCCAGTGGCTCCTAGTCGAGGTACTCCCGCCGGTACCGCTGGTCGGCCGCCGGGACCGTGCCGGTCCAGCCGGGCAGCGGGGTCAGCGCCGCCGGGTCGTAGGCGTCGTCCCAGCCCGCGGGCGGGTCGAACGGGTGGTGCGGTTTGACGACCGACACATGCAGCAGCTGATCGCCGGCCCCGGTCCAGCCGGCGAGCACCCGCCGTGCCCGCTCGCCGATCCAGCTGGTGGAGTGCCACTCCTCCGGCAGGTTGGACCGGCCGGTGCCGTACGTGTCCCAGTACGACGCCGGCGCGGTCGCGCGGAACTCGTGCTCCTGGTCGATCAGGTCGGTCACCGGCGCCAGCCCGGCGGCCGCCCGGTCGCGGTGGTAGTCGTCGTCGTACCGGCCGGTGCCGTCCTGCTCGGCCAGTTCCAGGTGGTCGTAGCCGACGTCGAGGTAGGTCGGCGTGAAGTGCATCTTGCCGATGGCGGCCGTGCGGTACCCGGAGCGCCGCAGCGCCCGCGGGAAGGTGTCGATGCCGGGCGCGAGGGTGCAACGGTTCGTCCAGCCGCCGTGCTGACGGACATGCGGCCCGGTCAGCAGCGAGTACTGTGACGGTGTGCAGACGGGGACGGGGAGTACGCCTCGCGGTAGTGCACGCCGTCGCCGGCCAGCCGATCCAGGTGCGGGGTCCGCACGTCCGGGTTCCCGGCCACGCCGAGACAGTCCACCCGGAACTGGTCGGCTTGGATGATCAGGACGTTCGTCACCGTCAGCGGCCCTCGCCGAGGAAGCCGAGCTCGGTCACCTCGGCGCGCAGCACGGCCAGCTGCTCCGGGCCGGGCGACACCAGCGGCGTGCGGCATCCGCCGCAGTCGACACCGGTCAGCGCGCCCAGTGCCTTGAAGCCGGCCAGCTCCCCGCCGTAGCGCGACGCGGCGTCGATGACCTGATGTGCCAGCTGCTGGGCGGCCCGCGCCTGCTCCAGCTCGCCGCGGGCGGCGTGGTCGAGCAGCCGCCGGAACAGCGGGCCGGCGAAGTTATACACCGACCCGATGGCGGCGCGGGCGCCCCACTGCCACGCGGCGAGCACCAGCTTGGCGACGCCGACGAACACCTCGTGCTCGGTGCCGGCGAGGTGCAGGCAGCGCTGCAGGTCGGCCATGTCGTTGTGGGCGAACTTGACGCCGGCGAACGTCGGGATCTTCTCCCGAGCGACCACGAGCACGTCGCTGGCCCGCAGGTCGACGCCGGTCATCGAGGGGATGTGGTAGTAGGTGAACGGCAGCGTCGGCGCGGCGTCGGCGATGGCGGCGCAGGCGTCGACCAGCGCTGCCACCGTGTCCGGG is from Jiangella alkaliphila and encodes:
- a CDS encoding sialate O-acetylesterase, with the translated sequence MTRRRSIRHLLAIGCVTLALSAVPPLTGDLAAADLDTTTWSTACDAEASGYQPIRGLDLPTAANWRETTPPYAFDRSATVEHGYDRVGYCLELTTDDGTTWVWTSMEALGGADLALPTRPGEVRQQYVDDLTVASNVSGVTSLDGGSGWVEMWPNQYNQSGAKQVPGASDDEFDADDTVQPTMGYGSFQVHAFADAQDSRGPRTADSATATPVLAVNAFAAGGSRMMDVGIGASTGENPDWTFAGNAGDYSARRLTFFARPAVAWVDSFPTSRQVIPRPGQTDATVPVTISGAALAPDVTAVELRTTRDGRQSTERADVIDSRFSVTTTLPVALTSTDLDLWAIAADGASRRIARAVDVVAGDVYIVHGQSNAVAASYGGSAEADRSRWVRTFGTPHFNPDISLGTDGWTYGAGDLTYRPGAIGQWATRMGNLISADRDVPLAIVNGARGGRRIDYFVRNDAEPTDPSTDYGRLLQRLTRAGLTGPDVIDAMLWYQGETDANDAASHVAGFTDLVGDWRQDLDADLRVYAHQVRYSPCGSAEEVALRAAQRRLPDTVDNLRVLSTTALNATNQCHFAYVDGYRTLGDHNAATLLVDLYGLDLPGAFAPDPRVAHRVDDNPDELVVTLRRPVDPLTVEDGAAADFRVTGAVVESVRWQNGRGLVLGLDRPAPREAVVSYHSHVGAGPRVMTSTGVGLLAFQIPVRLR
- a CDS encoding sulfatase-like hydrolase/transferase; the encoded protein is MTNVLIIQADQFRVDCLGVAGNPDVRTPHLDRLAGDGVHYREAYSPSPSAHRHSTRC
- a CDS encoding dihydrodipicolinate synthase family protein: MTGLRYSTDGPDMALLTAVFTPFTETGEVALDTVPKQADALLGWGSAAAYIGGTAGEGASLSTAERMALAERWCEVADGRLDVIVHVGHASLTEARRLAAHAESVGARAISSVAPYFHRPDTVAALVDACAAIADAAPTLPFTYYHIPSMTGVDLRASDVLVVAREKIPTFAGVKFAHNDMADLQRCLHLAGTEHEVFVGVAKLVLAAWQWGARAAIGSVYNFAGPLFRRLLDHAARGELEQARAAQQLAHQVIDAASRYGGELAGFKALGALTGVDCGGCRTPLVSPGPEQLAVLRAEVTELGFLGEGR